The Chlorobaculum sp. MV4-Y genome contains the following window.
ATGGCAGGGTGATGGTTTTGGGCTTGATGACGATGAAAAGCAAGGCGATCCCGGCGAGAATCACCGAAAAGGTGTGCAGCTTGCGCGCCTGGCGCAGGCTTTCGACAACCGCCTCGGCGTTGGCACCCTGCATGGAGTTACCGGGCGGATCGAGGCGCATCAGGGCCGCAGAGTCGGTCGATGGCGAGTAGAAGCCGTTGACGCCGATCTGGCATCCGGTCACGCCGTCGTAGCGCGTGGAGAGATCGATCGTGCTGCGGCTGAGGTTGACGCCATCGAGCCGCGCACCCGTCAGATCGGCACCGCGAAGGTCGGCTCCACGCAAATCAGCTCCCGAGAGCCTGGTTTTTACCAGAACGGTTCCGGTCAGATCAGCTTCCGAGAGATTTACCCCGTTGAGGTCGATCCCGCCAAGATCGGCCTGGCTGAGATCGGGCCGGACGGCTGGCTGAGCCTGACGCCAGTGGTTCCAGACGGCGACTCCGGTCCTGAGCCTTTCGAGATGGGTTTTGTCAGCCATAAATCAAAAATCATTCCGTTACAGACACGGCCTTGACGGCTGGCGCGGCATACGCCGGCTGCCGTTCGACCCATGAGAGAATGGCGTTGAACAGCGAAGCACTCCGGGCCACCTGGTTGTAGGCTTCATCGACGGTCATGTTGCGATGTTCCCGCCTCATCTTCTGACCGAGCTTGCGGGCCGATTCGGCGACAGCGGCGATCTCCCTTGCCAGGTCATCTTCGTTCCGGATGTAGGGCGCTGTCATGATGCGCTGGATATAGGCGATGTTGTTACGTGCGCTGTTCTCGATGATGCCGTCATTGATGCTGTGGCGCTGCTTGTTGAAGTCGTCGTAGGGGGTATTGTGCAGCGGCATCGAGAGGTCGCCGCAGTAGTGGGCGCAGTAGACCAGCGGATACTTCGCATATTTGCCGCTCTTTTTCATGGCGAAGTAATCCCTGACCGAACCGATGATCGCTCCGTACAGATGCCCTTCGTCGTCATTGGGCTGGTTGTAGCGTTCAACCTGCGCCATGACCATTTCAGGCGTGACCCGCCGGTTGGCGTTGTTGTTGTAGTAGTGATTCGGACTTTCAATCGGCCCGAACATCTCCTTCGACTTGGCCACGTCGGGCGCGGCCGAGCTGTACCAGAGATCGAAACCGGCAGCTTCGGCGACGGCGAGATGGGTTTTGTCGTGCCAGGCGTTGGCTTCGGGCTGGAATGGCTGAGTGCAGAAAAACGCCGTAACCGCAGCGATGCGAAGGATAGCTGAGCGCATGAGAGGCCTCCTGAAAGGGTTGGAAAGCGAAACTGCTCTTATGGGAACAAGATACGCAGAAACGGAGAAGAGCGGCAACAGTTGGATGGAGTGGAGATTTTACTGGGCCGCGACTCTCGTCGAACGAAGTGGCGGCCCGGCGGCACCTCAGGCAGACATTTCGAGCATTCTCCTGATCGACTTCAGCGCGCCTTCGCGCAGGCTCTCATCGACGGTGATCTCGGGCGCGCGGTTCACCATGCAGAGGTAGAGCTTGTCGAGCGTGTTCTGCTTCATCTGCTTGCAGACGCTGCGCGGATTGGCCGGGTCTTTTGGTGCCGAAATGAAGGTCTTGCCCGGCGAGCGCTTCTCCATTTCGTAGAGAATACCCGGCTCAGTCGCTACGATGAAGCTTTTGCACGGACTCTTTTCGGTGTACTCGAGCAGCGCCGAAGTCGAGCCGACGAACGAGGCGTGACGAAGCACCTCCTCGCGGCACTCGGGATGAGCGATCAGCTCCGCATCGGGGTACATCGCCTTGGCCTGAATCATGTAGACTTCAGAGTAAGCCTCGTGCACGTAGCAGAAGCCCTGCCAGAGCAGCATGTCACGGCCCGTGCGCTTCATCACCCACGCGCCGAGGTTGCGGTCGGGGCCGAAGATGATCTTCTTCTCCGGCGGAATCTGGCGAACGATGTGCTCGGCGTTCGACGAAGTGCAGATGATATCCGAAAGCTTCTTGATCGCCGCCGACGAATTGACGTAGGTGATGGCGATGGCGTCGGGGTGCGCCTCGCGGAAGGCGCGGAACTCATCCTCGGGGCAACTGTCGGCCAAGGGACAGCCCGCGCCCGGGTCGGGCATGAGCACCATCTTGCCGGGATTGAGAATCTTGGCGGTCTCGGCCATGAAGTACACCCCGGCAAAGACAATCACGTCAGCCGAAGTCTTTTCCGCCGCACGCGCGAGCGCGAGGCTGTCGCCCACGATGTCCGCCGCCTGCTGGATTTCCGGCAGGGTATAGTAGTGGGCAAGGACGATGGCGTTCATCTCCTTCTTGAGAGCCTGCACCCTCCGGATCAGCTCTTCGGTCGAAAGGCCCGCCGCCTCTTTCTGCATATCGGTTGCTGTGGTCATATCGATCTGTCGAAATAATGAAATAAAAAAACTCCTCGACGGTTGAAGAGGAGCGTAGTCCGGAGTGAAAGCCGAAAACAAATCCGGCTCCCTCCGGCGATTCAACTCAGATAGTCTTCCAGGTCATCGTCTTCCCTGATCAGCAAAAGAATGGCTGAATTGGGCACGATCAGATAGCGCTCCTCTTCGTACTCGATCTCCCAGGCGCTGTTCTGGACGAAGATGGCCAGATCGCCGGTTTTGGCCTGAAGCGGAATGTACTGGGGACTTTCAGCCCGCTCTTTCCAGGGTTCGTCGGTATCATTTGGCGGGCCGACCGGATAGCCCGGCCCTGTTTTGAGAACGTAACCGCTCTGGATTTTAGCTTTTTCCTGAACGCCCGGAGGGAGGTAGATGCCGGATTTGGTTGTCTCGTCAAGGGATTTCGGCTTGATGAGTACCCGGTCTCCGACAACGATGAATTTATCCGTAGCGTTTCTGCGTTTGTCAAATAACATGCGCTATTGCAATATCTTGGCAAGAGTTCCCGTATGCCGGGCTGATGCGCCGGAGAGGAAGAAACTCGCCGCCATCTGGCGTCAACGCTTCCGCGACCGGCGGTCGAGAAGTTCAAAATCGTCATTTCAGCCCAAAAAGCAAAAAAAACGGTTATCCATCCCGCTGGCTCGAAACAAGTGAGTGCCGGAAAAATTCATCGAAGAAAAGATTGCATATCTGTTATATTTTCTATTCGCAACCTCTGCTTTCCGGCCCATGCCCCGGATCGAGGCTATCGAATCGAGACTATAGCAAACAAGATCGCCCTGACAGCTCCTGTTTCCGGGCTCCCACCGGAAAAACAGGCGGCAGGGGGTGCGCCAATGTGTTAACCAGGAAGACAACGGACGTGTCGAGCTTTTTCCGTTTTATCGCCAAGCATACCGCATATCTCTATTTTCTGCTGTATTGCGCTCTCTCCATCATGCTCATGCAGCTTCAGCGCAAAGAGACGCTTGATGCAATCCGCGAGCGCGGGCTGGTCATTAACGCAGCCATTGAAAAACAGTTCACCGAAGCCACGGCCATTTTTACACAGGAACGTGACAACCAGCACCTGTTCCTGCAAAATGCGCGGCTGTTTGCCCAGCTTCTGCGCCAGCAGGCGGCGCTCCGGGACGCCGGCGAACTGCACGCCATAGAGGCAAATGCACCGCAATGGGCCGGCCAGTTCAAGGTCGCGCGGGTGGTTGACCGCCGGTTCAGTGCTACCGACAATATGCTCATTCTCGATGCCGGTTCCCGCCAGGGCATCGCCCCCGACATGGCCGTGCTGACGCCTGACGGGCTTGTGGGACGAGTGATCGACGTCTCCGCCAACTACTCGAAGGTGATGCCGGTCATCAACCGAAACTTTATGGTGAGCGTGGTTTCCGACAGCACCCGCACCAACGGCCTGCTCTCCTGGCGGAACGGCAACGAACACCTAGCCATGCTGGATCACGTGCCAGTCAGCAGCAAGCTGCTCGTAGGCGAAGGGGTTGCGACCTCCGGTTACAGTACCTTTGCCAGCCGAGGCATTCCGGTCGGCCAGATCATCCGCATATCGAAAGACAAGCTCTTCTACAACGTCGATGTGCGCCTTGCAGTCGATTTTTCATCACTCTCCTGGGTGCTCGTCTCCCTGGCAAAGCCGTCGATGGAGAAAATCGAGCTGATGCAGTCACCGGACAGCCCGGGAAAAGGAGAGTGAACAAGGCATCGATAACATGGCAATCACCGGTTACAAACGACAATCCACCCTGATTTGAACAAGTATCTTCTTTATACCATCGCCGTGATCATTCTGGCTTTCGTGCAGCGCTTTCTCGTTTCAAAGCTGCTCATTCTACACGTATCCCCCGACATTCTGGCCATCTTCATCGCGTTCATCTCCATGTCCACCGGCCAGAGAACCGGCACGAACTTCGGCTTCGGAGCCGGCCTCGTCGCCGGGGTTCTCTCGGGCGACTTAGGCTTGTCGGCCCTTCTGGGCACTGCTCAGGGATTTGTGGCAGGCTTCTTCCATGTACCCCAGGAGAGCCATGCGACCTCGGTCAAGAAAAAGCGTATGTTCTATGCTGCGTCCGCAACCGCGCTGATAGCCGGGAACCTGCTTCAGTCGCTTCTTTCTGACCCGCTCTCGCTCCCCCTCTATGTCAGAATACCGGAGACAGTCATCCTCGGCACCCTCATGAGCATGATGCTGACCGTGCTGCTCTATCACTTCGCCCTGAAGAAACTGCTGAAGGATTGAGCCATGGACGATTTTCTGCGCGGAATCAAGCTGACCATACTCCTCATCGCAGCCGTCTTCCTGTTTTTCACAGCTCGTCTCGCCTGGCTCCAGATTGTCCAGCATGACGACATCGGTTCGAGATCGGGAAGCATCCGGAGAATACGGGAACAGGCTCCGAGAGGCCATTTCATCGACCGGAACGGCGAAACCGTTCTCGAAAACCAGGCACTCTACACCCTCAAGATCATCCCCAACGAGCTGCGGGCATCGAGCATTCCGTACCTGGCCTACCTGCTTGAAATTCCGGTAGATGAGCTGAACGAGAAGGTCGCCGAAGCGAAAGATTACAGTCCGTTTGCTGTTTCGACCGTCTACCGCGACCTGAACGAGTTCGTCGTGGCACGCATCAGCGAGAACCTCTGGCGATTGCCCGGCGTGATCATCGAGATCGAGGACAAGCGAAAATACAGCGATCTGTTCCGGGGAACCCACATGTTCGGTTATCTCCGCAGCGTAAACAAGACACAGCTCGACACGCTGGCCGAAAAGGGGTACACGCCGGATGACAAGATCGGTTTTTCCGGTCTCGAACGCTTCTACGAAGAGGAGTTGCGGGGCGAAAAGGGCACTCGTTACGAACTGGTCAATCCGCTCGGGATGCTCGTGGGAAAATACAATGAGGGCCAAAGCGACATCCCGTCCGTCAAGGGTAACGATCTCTATCTCACCATCGACGCTCACCTGCAGCAGCTTGCCGAAAATCTGCTCCGGGCGACAGGCAGACAGGGAGCAATCGTGGCTATCGATCCCTCGACCGGCGGCGTGCTGGCGCTGTGCAGCGAACCTGATTTCGACCTCGACATCCTCAATGGCAAAACCAGAAAAAAAGAGTGGGCCGAAATCGCCCTTTCACCTGAAAAGCCGCTTTTCAACCGCGCCATCCAGGCCGTCTATCCACCCGGTTCAACCTACAAAATGGTGCTCGCGATAGCCGGACTCGAAGAGGGGGTCATCAAACCGGAAAATACCATTCTCTGCACCGGAAGCTGGAACTTTGGCGGACGCGTTTTCCACTGCCACGGCGGCCATGCTCACGGCATCGTTAACCTTAAAAAAGCGATCATCGAGTCCTGCAACATCTACTTCTACCAGCTCATGCTCAAGGTTGGACTCGACACGTGGGATAAATACGGTAAAATGTTCGGATTCGGCCAGCAGGAAGGCATCGACCTCCCCGGTGAACGCAAGGGTTTCTTGCCTACAACCGATTACTACAACAAGCGTTACGGTGAGGGACGCTGGACCAGAGGCTACCTGGTCAGCCTCGGCATCGGCCAGGGAGAGCTTGGCGTCACTCCCCTGCAACTGGCCAACTACGCAGCGACCATCGCCAACAACGGCACCTGGCACGAACCGCACATTGTCAGGGGCTACCGCGACACGCGCACCGGCATCTATGTGCCGATCGATCACGCATCGCGAACCCTGCCGGTTTCGAAACAGACCTTCGGAATCATCAAGGAGGCAATGCAGGGCGTGGTGACGCAGGGGACTGGCACGCTGGCGCAGATACCGGGTGTAACGGTCGCGGGCAAAACCGGCACCGCGCAGAACCCGCACGGCAAGGATCACGCCTGGTTCATCTGCTTCGCTCCGGTCGAAAACCCGAAAATCGCCATCGCGGTGCTGGTCGAAAATGCCGGTTTCGGCGGCAGCATCTCCGCGCCGATCGCCCGGGAGATGATGAACTATTACCTTGTCGAAAAGAACAAGCCAAAAACGAAAACTGCCGACAGCACCGCGGTCGCCAAAGTCAAAAAGCTGAACAATTCACTGAATACCAAACAGGCCGCCGCGAAAGCAGCAATCGACTCTACCGGCACTGCGCCGCAGAGCGATCTGGAGAGTGGAGACTGATGAACTTTAAAAATGAACCGGCGGCCATTGCGGGCTTTCTCGAAGACACGAGCAACCTGAAAAACGGCTGGACGCCCGGCGTCTTCTTCCCCGAAACGCTGGAGGAGGTCGCGGCGCTCCTGCGCAATGCGCACGCCGACGGGCGGCGCTACACCATCGCAGGCAACGGCACCGGCACGACTGGTGCGCGGATTCCGTTCGGGGATCACGTCATCGCCATGCAGAAGCTCGACAGCATCGGCGAGGTGGAGCGGACCGGCGACGGGCGGGCGCTGCTTCGCGTCGAGGGTGGCGCACTGTTGCAGAATGTGCAGTCCAAAGCGGCGGCGGCAGGCTGGATCTACCCGCCCGATCCGACCGAAAAAACCTGCTTTATCGGCAGCACCATCTCCAACAACTCCACCGGCTCGCGCTCGCTGAAGTACGGCCCGACACGAAACCACGTGCAGGCGCTGAAGGTAGCGCTGCCGCAAGGCGACATTCTCGACATCGAGCGTGGGCAGTATATCGCCGATGCGGAGGAACGTTTCCACCTCGATCTTCCGATTGCCGGTCGTGTAGCGTTCCGGATTCCGGACTACCAGATTCCAGCCACCTCGAAGCACAACGCGGGCTACTGGTCAAAACCGGGTATGGATCTGATCGACCTCTTCATCGGCTCGGAGGGCACACTCGGCGTCATCCTCGAAGCCACGCTGCTGCTACAACCCGCGCCGGAGCGGGTAATCGCCTGCCTCGCCTGGTTCCAGAGCGAGGAGGAACTGCTCGACTTTGTCGGCAAGGCGCGCGCCGGAAACGGAGGCGTGAGTCCGCGAGCGCTCGAACTCTTCGACCGTCGCGCCCTCGAATTCCTCCGCCAGAGCTATCCGGAGATTGCGAAGGAGACGGCAGGAGCAATCTATTTCGAAGAGGAGACAACCGCCGAACATGAGGATACCTGCCTCGAAGCGTGGCTGGAACTGATGGAACAGTGCGGCTCGCCGGTCGAACAGAGCTGGGCTGCACTCGATGCGGAGGGACTGCAGAAGCTCCGCGACTTCCGCCACCAGTTGCCGGTGCTGGTCAACGAGTGGCTCAGCCGCCAGTCGGAGAGCAAGGTGAGCACCGACATGGCGCTGCCGGACGAGCGCTTCGCCGACCTCTTCCGGCTCTACCGCGACACCTGCGACCGTGAAGGCTTCACCTACATCATCTTCGGCCACATCGGCAACGCCCACCTGCACCTGAACATTCTGCCACGCAACCACGAAGAGTTCGTCCGCGCAAAAACGCTCTACCGCCAGCTCGTCTCGGAAGTGCTCGCGATGGGCGGCACGCTGTCGGCGGAACACGGTATCGGCAAACTCAAGAGCGAATATCTGGTACAGATGTACGGTCGCAAAGGCATCATGGAAATGGTGCGTGTAAAAAAAGCATTCGACCCTTATCTTGTGCTCAACATCGGAAACATGATTCCGGTAGAATACTACGAATCCGAAACCTGAGAGAGAACAAGGTGTCCAAAAAACAAGGCAAGCCGGAGTACGTCACGGCGATCAGCAACCGCAAGGCACGGTTCGAGTTCGAGATTCTCGACACCATCGAGGCGGGCGTCGAACTGCTCGGCAGCGAGGTGAAGTCGGTGCGACTCGGCAAGGCGAGCCTGAGCGAGAGCTACGCCATGATTCACCACGGCCAGGTGTGGCTCGAAAACATGCAAATCACCCCATACGAACACAACACGCTCGACACGCTCGAACCCAAACGCAGCCGCCGCCTGCTTTTGCACAAGGCGGAGATCATGCGCCTGCAATCGAAAATCAGCGAAAAGGGACTGACCCTCATTCCGCTCAAGGCCTACTTCAACAAGCGTGGTGTGCTGAAGATCGAACTCGGCCTCGCTCGAGGCAAAAAGCTCTACGACAAACGCGAGACGATCAAGAATCGAGACGCCGAGCGTCAGCTGCAGCAACTCAAGAAACAGTATTAACCAGACGACATTTCAATTTGCCATGATCTTTCCATCCGTCAGGGAACAGCTCGATATCATCGTCAACAACACCGTCGAGGTCATCAGCACCGATGAGCTTGAAAAGAAGCTCCAGAAATCGATCAAAAGCGGCAAGCCGCTAAAGATCAAGCTCGGCGCTGACCCGTCGCGCCCTGATCTGCACCTCGGCCACTCGGTGGTGCTCCGCAAGTTGCGTGAATTTCAGGATTTGGGACACGAGGCGATTCTCATCATCGGCGACTTCACGGCCATGATCGGCGACCCGTCGGGCAAGAGCAAAACCCGCCCGCAGCTCACCGCCGAGGAGGCGAGGGAGAACGGCAAAAGCTACTTCGAGCAGGCATCAAAAATCCTCGATCCGGAAAAAACCACCATTTGCTACAACGCCGACTGGCTGGGCCAGATGCACTTCGCCGACGTCATCCGCCTGTCGAGCCACTACACGGTGGCGCGAATGCTGGAGCGCGATGATTTCGAAAAGCGCTACCGTTCGCAGACGCCGATCTCGATCCACGAATTTCTCTACCCGCTCGCACAGGGCATGGACTCGGTGCATCTGAAAAACGACGTAGAGCTTGGCGGCACCGACCAGAAGTTCAACCTGCTCGTCGGACGCGACCTCCAGCGCGAGTACGGCATCGAGCCGCAAGTCTGCATCACCATGCCGCTGCTCGTCGGCACCGACGGCAGCGAAAAGATGTCCAAGTCACTCGGCAACGCCATCTGCTTCAACGACACGCCAGAGGATATGTACGGCCGCACGCTCTCGATTCCCGACACGCTGATCGAGACCTACTGGAACCTGCTGGTACCGCACCATAGCGGGAGCGGCGCGCCTATCGCCGAACGGATCGCCGCCGATCCTCGCGAAACGAAGCGCGAACTGGCCCGCGAGGTGGTGGCGCAATACTATTCGGCGGACGATGCTGCAAAAGCGCAGGAGCACTTCGACCGGGTGATCGTCAACAAACAGGCTCCAGCGGATCTGCCAACCATGGAGTTCGAGGAGACCTCGATGCCAGTGGTCGAGCTGCTCATGGCGCTCGAGGCGTTCCCGTCGAAAAACGAGGCCCGGCGCATGATCCAGCAGGGCGCGGTGCAGGCTGGCGACATGAAGATCACTGACACCAACGCTGTGATCGGACTCGGTCCAGAACCTTTGATCATCCGCGCAGGCAAGCGGAAATTTTTCAAGGTGGCGCTCGCAAAAAAATCGTTTTGAATGCGTTTGCTTTTTCCTATAATTGCACCAACTGACGATTTTCTCTAACCTCTATCCGGAGCTACCACCTTGTCATTCGTCCCGACAAAAGTATTCTTCACCAAGGGTGTCGGAAGACACAAAGAGTATCTCTCTTCGTTCGAGCTCGCACTGCGCGATGCCAAAATCGAAAAGTGCAACCTGGTGACGGTTTCCAGTATCTTTCCTCCCAAATGCGAGCGCATCAGCGTCGAAGAGGGACTGAAGTACCTCAAGCCGGGGCAGATCACCTTTGCGGTCATGGCACGTAACTCGACCAACGAAAACAACCGCCTCATCTCCGCTTCGGTTGGCGTAGCGCTTCCGGCTGACGACAGCCAGTACGGCTACCTCTCCGAGCACCATCCGTATGGCGAAACTGCCGAGCAGTCGGGCGAATACGCCGAGGATCTGGCCGCCACGATGCTGGCAACCACGCTCGGTATCGAATTTGATCCCAACAAGGACTGGGACGAACGCGAGGGCATCTACAAAATGAGCGGCAAGATCGTCAACTCCTTCAACATCACCGAGTCTGCCGAAGGCGAAACCGGCATGTGGACGACCGTCATCTCCTGCGCGGTGCTGCTGCCGTAAGGGCGACAGAACAACGAGACATTCTTTTTGAAACCGGGAATCGGTGACGCGACTGATTCCCGGTTCTTTTTTCCGGCAACATGCAACAAGAAAAGGGCTTGCGCCCTCGCCACTGCCGGAAGTTGATTCCTGACTGCGTATATTACGCCTCGCCGTTGTCGCTCAGAGGAAACGGCGGTAAGCAGTCTGCGGCTCGCTCTA
Protein-coding sequences here:
- the nadA gene encoding quinolinate synthase NadA yields the protein MTTATDMQKEAAGLSTEELIRRVQALKKEMNAIVLAHYYTLPEIQQAADIVGDSLALARAAEKTSADVIVFAGVYFMAETAKILNPGKMVLMPDPGAGCPLADSCPEDEFRAFREAHPDAIAITYVNSSAAIKKLSDIICTSSNAEHIVRQIPPEKKIIFGPDRNLGAWVMKRTGRDMLLWQGFCYVHEAYSEVYMIQAKAMYPDAELIAHPECREEVLRHASFVGSTSALLEYTEKSPCKSFIVATEPGILYEMEKRSPGKTFISAPKDPANPRSVCKQMKQNTLDKLYLCMVNRAPEITVDESLREGALKSIRRMLEMSA
- a CDS encoding co-chaperone GroES family protein; translated protein: MLFDKRRNATDKFIVVGDRVLIKPKSLDETTKSGIYLPPGVQEKAKIQSGYVLKTGPGYPVGPPNDTDEPWKERAESPQYIPLQAKTGDLAIFVQNSAWEIEYEEERYLIVPNSAILLLIREDDDLEDYLS
- the mreC gene encoding rod shape-determining protein MreC; translated protein: MSSFFRFIAKHTAYLYFLLYCALSIMLMQLQRKETLDAIRERGLVINAAIEKQFTEATAIFTQERDNQHLFLQNARLFAQLLRQQAALRDAGELHAIEANAPQWAGQFKVARVVDRRFSATDNMLILDAGSRQGIAPDMAVLTPDGLVGRVIDVSANYSKVMPVINRNFMVSVVSDSTRTNGLLSWRNGNEHLAMLDHVPVSSKLLVGEGVATSGYSTFASRGIPVGQIIRISKDKLFYNVDVRLAVDFSSLSWVLVSLAKPSMEKIELMQSPDSPGKGE
- the mreD gene encoding rod shape-determining protein MreD encodes the protein MNKYLLYTIAVIILAFVQRFLVSKLLILHVSPDILAIFIAFISMSTGQRTGTNFGFGAGLVAGVLSGDLGLSALLGTAQGFVAGFFHVPQESHATSVKKKRMFYAASATALIAGNLLQSLLSDPLSLPLYVRIPETVILGTLMSMMLTVLLYHFALKKLLKD
- the mrdA gene encoding penicillin-binding protein 2, giving the protein MDDFLRGIKLTILLIAAVFLFFTARLAWLQIVQHDDIGSRSGSIRRIREQAPRGHFIDRNGETVLENQALYTLKIIPNELRASSIPYLAYLLEIPVDELNEKVAEAKDYSPFAVSTVYRDLNEFVVARISENLWRLPGVIIEIEDKRKYSDLFRGTHMFGYLRSVNKTQLDTLAEKGYTPDDKIGFSGLERFYEEELRGEKGTRYELVNPLGMLVGKYNEGQSDIPSVKGNDLYLTIDAHLQQLAENLLRATGRQGAIVAIDPSTGGVLALCSEPDFDLDILNGKTRKKEWAEIALSPEKPLFNRAIQAVYPPGSTYKMVLAIAGLEEGVIKPENTILCTGSWNFGGRVFHCHGGHAHGIVNLKKAIIESCNIYFYQLMLKVGLDTWDKYGKMFGFGQQEGIDLPGERKGFLPTTDYYNKRYGEGRWTRGYLVSLGIGQGELGVTPLQLANYAATIANNGTWHEPHIVRGYRDTRTGIYVPIDHASRTLPVSKQTFGIIKEAMQGVVTQGTGTLAQIPGVTVAGKTGTAQNPHGKDHAWFICFAPVENPKIAIAVLVENAGFGGSISAPIAREMMNYYLVEKNKPKTKTADSTAVAKVKKLNNSLNTKQAAAKAAIDSTGTAPQSDLESGD
- a CDS encoding FAD-binding oxidoreductase, giving the protein MNFKNEPAAIAGFLEDTSNLKNGWTPGVFFPETLEEVAALLRNAHADGRRYTIAGNGTGTTGARIPFGDHVIAMQKLDSIGEVERTGDGRALLRVEGGALLQNVQSKAAAAGWIYPPDPTEKTCFIGSTISNNSTGSRSLKYGPTRNHVQALKVALPQGDILDIERGQYIADAEERFHLDLPIAGRVAFRIPDYQIPATSKHNAGYWSKPGMDLIDLFIGSEGTLGVILEATLLLQPAPERVIACLAWFQSEEELLDFVGKARAGNGGVSPRALELFDRRALEFLRQSYPEIAKETAGAIYFEEETTAEHEDTCLEAWLELMEQCGSPVEQSWAALDAEGLQKLRDFRHQLPVLVNEWLSRQSESKVSTDMALPDERFADLFRLYRDTCDREGFTYIIFGHIGNAHLHLNILPRNHEEFVRAKTLYRQLVSEVLAMGGTLSAEHGIGKLKSEYLVQMYGRKGIMEMVRVKKAFDPYLVLNIGNMIPVEYYESET
- the smpB gene encoding SsrA-binding protein codes for the protein MSKKQGKPEYVTAISNRKARFEFEILDTIEAGVELLGSEVKSVRLGKASLSESYAMIHHGQVWLENMQITPYEHNTLDTLEPKRSRRLLLHKAEIMRLQSKISEKGLTLIPLKAYFNKRGVLKIELGLARGKKLYDKRETIKNRDAERQLQQLKKQY
- the tyrS gene encoding tyrosine--tRNA ligase, with the protein product MIFPSVREQLDIIVNNTVEVISTDELEKKLQKSIKSGKPLKIKLGADPSRPDLHLGHSVVLRKLREFQDLGHEAILIIGDFTAMIGDPSGKSKTRPQLTAEEARENGKSYFEQASKILDPEKTTICYNADWLGQMHFADVIRLSSHYTVARMLERDDFEKRYRSQTPISIHEFLYPLAQGMDSVHLKNDVELGGTDQKFNLLVGRDLQREYGIEPQVCITMPLLVGTDGSEKMSKSLGNAICFNDTPEDMYGRTLSIPDTLIETYWNLLVPHHSGSGAPIAERIAADPRETKRELAREVVAQYYSADDAAKAQEHFDRVIVNKQAPADLPTMEFEETSMPVVELLMALEAFPSKNEARRMIQQGAVQAGDMKITDTNAVIGLGPEPLIIRAGKRKFFKVALAKKSF
- a CDS encoding pyruvoyl-dependent arginine decarboxylase, translating into MSFVPTKVFFTKGVGRHKEYLSSFELALRDAKIEKCNLVTVSSIFPPKCERISVEEGLKYLKPGQITFAVMARNSTNENNRLISASVGVALPADDSQYGYLSEHHPYGETAEQSGEYAEDLAATMLATTLGIEFDPNKDWDEREGIYKMSGKIVNSFNITESAEGETGMWTTVISCAVLLP